DNA sequence from the Lonchura striata isolate bLonStr1 chromosome 7, bLonStr1.mat, whole genome shotgun sequence genome:
GTAGGAACTTGCTGGTGATGTGAGCACCAAAATCAAACAGTTTGATGCATGGAGTGCCACCTCTAATACTTGAATTGTGCTGTCGTGAGCATAGAATGagatttctcttatttttctgaaatatgtaGTTACATACATAGACATTTTTATGACTTAATTGCATTCTTTATGGCAAAATTGGTGTAAActccagggatggatggatggatggctTATGCATGCCCTGTATACAATACCTTATAATTATTCAAGTACTTGTAGACCTGCATAGGGAACTGGTTTATTAGCCTCAAATGTAGTCTGTGACCTGGAAAATTTTCTGCTTTCCCCCTTAGGAGTTTGCTCTGCAtgtcagcactgctgaggcagATCCCTGCAAACATCCCTCAGGACATCCGGAAAATCAGAATAGAAAATTCTCACCTAACAGAATTGCCTCGTGGGTCTTTTGAGAATGTTAGTGCCTTGGAGTATCTGTGGCTCAATTTTAACAACATCACAGTGATGCACATCAAGAGCCTGGAATACCTGCCAGCTCTGAAGGAGCTGCGCTTGCAAGGGAACAAATTAAGTTCGGTGCCATGGACAGCATTTCAAGACACCCCGACTCTGAAAATCCTGGATCTGAAGCACAACCGGCTGGATGTCCTTCCAGAACACGCGCTGCGCTATCTGCCCAACCTGACCTATTTAGATCTATCCTCAAATCAGCTTACCATCATATCCAGGGATGTCTTCTACAACTGGCCCGTGTACCAGAGAAGCCAGAGGACGGAGGGGCCGCTAGAAGCTATTTCCAATGCTGTCCTGGCCCTCCATGACAACCCCTGGATTTGCGACTGTCGCCTGCGGGGATTTGTCCAGTTTATCAAGTCTGTGGGCCCACCTATTATTCTGATGAATTCATATCTAACTTGCTCAGGCCCAAAATTCAGGACAGGGAAGTTTTTTCACGAAGTGGAGCTTAACAGCTGCACGAAGCCCCTGACCTCAGCCCTTGACACCAACCTGACAGTCCCAGCAGGGTTAAACATCACCCTGACCTGCTTTGTGCAAGCCAGCCCTTCCCCGGCTGTCTGGTGGACCTATGCACTCAAACTTTTAAGGGCATTTAATGGTAAGcaaagctttttcttctttcttttttttttttttttaattaaaaatttatgCTGTGCTATTCTACTTACATAGGTCTGCAGGCCATCACAGTCACCACAGCAACCCAGCCCCTTTAGAACACCACAGTTATTGTGGTGGCAGTAATCCAAATGATCTCAATCATCCTGTCCATCTAAGCACATCTGACCAGCATAAGAAGAGCTGCTTCATGCAGGACATCAGTCAAAGATAAAAGGAGCATGGCCTCACTTTTATACAATTATCGTACTTGCGGATTTTAAGAAGCAGCTCTTTCCTCATGATACATGATTGTAGGAGCTACTAATCCTATATTAGTTGtacatatttaataaaaatgtagTTATCGAAATAtgcatgtatatttatatatattatacacTACACAATTTACTATGTCATATACTATATACATGtcatatactatatatatacacacattttGTATAATTATATGTACACCCTTATACACAGACTTGTATGTTCCTACACTATTCCCACGCATTCCCTCAAGAAATAGAACACAAGCCACAAAACTGTTCAGCCCTGTTTCTGTCTGTGTCCATTCACGTTCAGAATGAACTGAAACGGAGGTCGTTGTTTATCTGAAGTCTTGcttatttacattctttagCAAAGGTGTTGTAATATGAGatcttttcctcttcctcccaaTCCATCCTCCctcatgtttatttttactAAGAGCCTTCAATAGGACAAGTTGCTATTTTCATCAGGTGAGGTAAGACATACAGGCAGCCAGCGCACAGGTTCAGTGTCCCTAATAAACCAGCCGACTAAATAGGATAGTATTAGCCCTTAATCCTGGACTGATAATTTACTTCGATTGCAGTGCTGTAGCAGCACTTGTGTGTCTTTCCACAAGCACATGCTGATTAATTACATGCAGTTTCTTCCCAACCACAGCCACACACCTCTGTTTGGGTAGATGACAGGGTTTCACACTGCTCTTAAAACTGCATTTAACTTCCAGCCCAACACTTTCTACCTTTCTACACCTATTTCGTTCTGAGCCTCTTGAGACTGACATTTTTAATCCTAACACAGGATGAAGCATGTGTCCAAAATGTAGGTGTGCCTGCTCAGTGCC
Encoded proteins:
- the LRIT2 gene encoding LOW QUALITY PROTEIN: leucine-rich repeat, immunoglobulin-like domain and transmembrane domain-containing protein 2 (The sequence of the model RefSeq protein was modified relative to this genomic sequence to represent the inferred CDS: inserted 1 base in 1 codon; substituted 2 bases at 2 genomic stop codons); its protein translation is MTXLHSLWQNWCKLQGWMDGWLMHALYTIPYNYSSTCRPAXGTGLLASNVVCDLENFLXFPLRSLLCMSALLRQIPANIPQDIRKIRIENSHLTELPRGSFENVSALEYLWLNFNNITVMHIKSLEYLPALKELRLQGNKLSSVPWTAFQDTPTLKILDLKHNRLDVLPEHALRYLPNLTYLDLSSNQLTIISRDVFYNWPVYQRSQRTEGPLEAISNAVLALHDNPWICDCRLRGFVQFIKSVGPPIILMNSYLTCSGPKFRTGKFFHEVELNSCTKPLTSALDTNLTVPAGLNITLTCFVQASPSPAVWWTYALKLLRAFNVSTEPISEDTVRSELLIPAARPADAGNYTCTAANFLGNASVAVSLRVVAPWASTTARGWAPAAAAEPGAHVEVRIAKQTVYGITLEWFAAAAAAAEPGETWYTLLVGRYDAAHKDTIYIGPGVNTYSVTDLLPATKYEVCVAVRNQAPRKGQCVVFVTGSDVSQMEQREKLIHIVVIVCAMVLAVPAGMYACTAEALPGCLARCPGACPRRRRGGPAQAAGSKESTLDSLPAGSEDGLCRSDGGARRPPDRPEPGKARPPHRNSADLY